One stretch of Maylandia zebra isolate NMK-2024a linkage group LG13, Mzebra_GT3a, whole genome shotgun sequence DNA includes these proteins:
- the npm3 gene encoding nucleoplasmin-3 yields the protein MSFHDDESSDVGPSGQSRLESFLFSCELSSKVPFYTFQGDEEEDLEHFLELRTVCLGNGAKEESNVVEVTAMNHQGKTISVPVANLHIKCLPMVSLGEFELKAPVTIRLKAGTGPVSVSGLHLIATQVEDSNLSEEEEEEEEEEEEELPAIKPAKKKQKQ from the exons ATGTCTTTCCACGACGATGAATCCTCGGACGTCGGACCGAGCGGTCAATCCAGGCTGGAGAGCTTCCTGTTCA GTTGCGAGCTGTCCTCCAAAGTACCTTTCTACACTTTCCAaggagatgaggaggaggaccTGGAGCACTTCCTTGAACTCAGAACA GTTTGCTTGGGTAACGGTGCCAAGGAGGAGAGCAATGTGGTGGAGGTGACAGCCATGAACCACCAAGGAAAGACGATCTCGGTGCCCGTTGCCAACCTTCACATCAAGTGTCTCCCCATG GTGAGTCTGGGAGAGTTTGAGCTGAAAGCCCCAGTCACCATCCGACTCAAGGCCGGCACAGGGCCAGTTTCTGTCAGTGGGCTACACCTTATTG CCACACAGGTCGAAGACTCCAATTtgtctgaggaagaggaggaggaggaggaagaagaagaggaagagctgCCTGCTATCAAACCAgcaaagaagaagcagaagcaaTAG